ACTAACCTAATACTGGACACAATATGAACACATCGGGGAATCAAAAATTTCCTGATCATCATGCATGACAGTATGAAATATAGTCAAAATGGCAAATACGCCCAAGAATACTTTTTACTGGGAAATGCACCTTTACGATTCAGTAATTAGAACAGAAGGCAAAAGCCACAAGTGTGGTTGATAAATTAGAAATAGAAGGAGGGCCATCATTCATATGCAATGCAGTTGTGATCAAGTAACAAATCCAATAAAGTAATCAGCCTCTAAACCTCACCTAGCATTAGACTTGTCTAAAAGTTCATCCGGATATCTGCGTCGATATTGCTGTCGCCACCGAAACCTACAATCCCAAAGGCCAAAACAACAAAGTAACATGAGCTCCACTAAACCAAAAAGTACATCACTCACAGAAATTGAATCAAAATTCCACTGATTCAGGTATCACCATAGTACACACTTATCTAAGCAAAACACTGAATTGGCATTCATCAATCTTCTGAAACTGTAAAATTGAGCCTAGCCCAGCTCAAATCAGCTACTCCATACACTCTTCTACCATATAAACcaatcaaattttcaaacttttcttTCACTTCTCTTCCACAACAATcaaaatttcacttttttctttcattaatcAAATTCCGGAGCAAAACGCAATCATCAAATCGCATCTGAATTCAATTTCTGAGATTAAAGATAAGAACTTACGAGAACTCCTGAAATGCATAAACGATGGGGTCGATTTTGGGAACAACAACCGGGAGCCTCTCGAAGAGTACGGACGCGACGATTTTCTCCGGCGACGAGCTCGTGCTAAACCCTCGGCTTTTGACGAGGGACCCACCCAGACTCGCAATCGACCTCCGCATTCTGAATCTAACTCCGGCGACGATCGACTGAAATTTTCTTTCTGGCAAAAAGCCCTCGTTAAACCCTAAAAATCACTCTCACAGTGCTACGCTGAGAAGTAAATGCGTTTTTTTAAAATGTAAAATTGTTTTGAGGCCCTtgttgttttgtgaattttattttggcTCTTGGTTTAAAAGTCCCTAAATTCTCTTACTATTTCATTTCTTGATTGTCTGAGCTCCGTTTGACGTGTCTTTAGGTTGGTCGGCTTGTCTAAATCTAGCATACTTCAAACTTCAAAACGGTGGAAATTTTCTGCAGTAAAGGGCGGGCACGTTTTCTAGTATAATGTAATTGTCGATTATAACATAATAATCGTAAATTTGTAGTTGTGTAAATGTGTGTGATATTAGGACTACCTCgtcaaacaaaaacaagagaCCTAATTTGGGTTTCCAAAAGAAAACGTCATCATTGCTGTCATAATACAAGATTTTGAATGCCTTTAAACTTACAAAAAGATTAAACAACTAACCATTTAATTGGCACTTTAGCTTTTGCAAAAGAAGGGACCTAAAAGTACTTATGTTTCGTAAAAAGAAGACTTACAAAACTAAGATTAATAAGATACAAGTCCAGAACGAATCAAAACATATACTATTAACTCAGTACGTATATAGTGCGATTACCAATTATACTAGTATTGTAGTTGTGTAAATGTGTCTTTGTGACATTAGAACTAGCTTACCAAACAAAAACTATGGATCTTTGTTTCGGTTTGGGGTTTTGGAACAAAACACTAAAGGACAGCATAAGCACCACCAGTATGATACGAATTTTCGAACACTCTTCAACTTCTAAAAATACTAAACGGATAAACTAAGAAACATATTGGCTTCTCATGACAATAAGATTTATGAACTTAAAAGTCTTCAAGTTTCGAAAAAAATGGAAGCTATAAAGCTAATGACTATAATAAAATTTATGAACTGAAAAATACAAACAATAGGCTCAAAATTGCTAAGTTTTCTTAAATAATATCATTCAAAAGACTTTAAAAACAAGTAAAAATAAGAATGATTAGGGTATAAACTCAGACACTCAGACATTATTCGTAGTAGTAACTCATTCGAACTACACAAAAATTAGATAATTCCATACACCATTTCTAAGAGATGTTTGGGATAGCATTTGAGTTGAACACATATAATTATGACAGAGGAATGATTAGGGCATAAACTCCACCCCGTTTTCTATTATTAGATTATGTATACAGTGTTTTTCGAGAACAGTTACAAACGAAAACATAGCAATTCACTTTTAGTTGGGGAATATATGATCCAACAGTGATGACGTCTACATCCATCAACTGTTGTTGAAGTTGATTTGCAAGATTAGTATCTTGTTCAAGTAGCTCGTTCCTGTTATCTTTGGCATCAATAGACTTTTGTATACTTAGGTTCAATGCATTCACCTATCCATTAATTTGGTCCATTTCATTTTGCAGACCTGTTATTTGTCCATTCAACAAGTTTAATTGCTGATGATGATATCGATTTAATTCCTGATAATAATTTCTTTGGTTTTACCTGTGGCCACATAGGGTCTGTGCTCAAGTGTGCGCCACACAATGCAGATTTAGATCGTGCTGAGCATCCATGTAATTCACTAGAGATCGATATCAGTGTATCTGGGACGAATACATGTTTGTCCTGGCCTAGTTATTGGACATTTAGATTTTCAGGAGCCGGAAGATCCATATCCtttaaaacaataataaaaaagtatttaaagggaaaaagaagcTTTAATGTTTATAAGAGTCAATTTTTTATCACTATGAAGCGGTACACTATGCAGTATGTACAACATGACACCTTCCTCATTCAATAGGCAAGAAACGCTCtgtaaagttcctcaaatattATTTTGGCCCAAAAGCTATGGTACCTCAAAGTGAGTGCATATAGATACATTCAAATTGCAATTCACGATAGAGATTTCATAGTTTGTGTGATTAAAAATTGTGAATCAATACGTTAAACCTTGATAGCTTcgttctattaaaaaaaaaaaattcaatagtTCATTCAACAAATATGGTGTAACAAACACTAAAGCCTTGTTTGGTTCAAAAATGAAATCAATTCCTTTGTGTTCATATGAAGGGAAAATAAACGTCTCGTTAGTTTTTCTTTCCGGTGTTTTGGAACGTTTTCCCAATAACAAGGAAAAAAACTCACTATAGTGTTTGATTTATGTAAGGAAATGAAGAtaaataatattaatattttattaatgttattatttattaaaatataaaattatgcAAATCTCTTGTCGCAGTGGCGGCAACTTCCAACTCCTTATGTAATCTTTCAAATGAATAGTAGCACCAGCTAAATATTAAAATTCCCTGACCTAGAAAGGCTACTATTGTCTGCTCTTTCTTCCCTTAATTTTGGGGCTAACTGCCCAACCATTGGTGGGCAAAAGCCAATAAGAAAAGGTCTCAAGCTATGTATGATGCATATACCATTCTTATGTTAACATTTGTTTTGATTTACTTCATGTGTTGGTTTAATTGTGTGAGTTACTTTATTCAATGGAAATTTCATTTTGATTAAAAACATTCATTAATTACTATCATCTTATGAGAAAGTTTGcaactttatttcttttttcatcattttgaacatcgtttctttcatttatttttcttatgtgAGACATGATTGAAGAGATGTTCCAAGAGATCATAATAGGAAACAAAGAATTATATATTTTCTTCCAAAAGGTCGACCAATTTGTTTGCCTTTTCAGATGTTATAAACATGTAGGGAGAGGCTCTAATGAGACCATAAAAGTGAGAACTTCATGAGAGCTTTCAAATGAATGATTTTGAGACCTACGTTTTGATCACATCTCAACAAATACTCTATTAAATATTTATGTCTCCATGAGTATATCATTGCTGCAAGTTTTCTTCCATATTGCTAATCGTAAAGGTGACGAATTATATCAAATCAACAGACAAACCAAATATGTCCATTTTGAACCTTCCGtattcataaatgataaatcacgattatgaacgTTTTTACGATTTtttatttggctgaaaatttacaaaaattatATACTCATGAAGATCTAAACATCTAAAGGTCGATTTGCTAAAAAAGATTGAGATTTAAAGATAAGAACTTATGAGAACTCCTAAAGTGCATAGACGATGGGGTCGATTTTGGGAATAACAACTGGGAGCCTCTCGAACAACATGAACGTGACGATTTTCTTTGGTGACAAGTTTGTGCTAAGCCTTCAGCTTTTCACGACGGACCCACCTAAATTCAGTGTTTTGAATCTACTCATGTGAGAATCGATTGAAATTTGTTTTGGCAAAAAAGCCCTCGTTAAACCCTAAATCACTCATAGTCTACTCTTGGTGTCCTGAGAAGTAAATGCGTTTTTGAAAATGTAAAATTGTTTCAAGGCccttgtttattattattttttttttgtaaatttattTAAGCTCTTGGTTTCTTCTTTTGGTATTTTAAAGTCCCTAATTTATTTTACTATTTCATTTCTTGATCATCTGGCCTCTATTTGGTATgtcacatgttttttttttttttttttaaaggggtttggaacctagcCTAACTGGGAGACTCAGCCCCACGCTCGAATATTATTAATAGAAGAAGGATGATAATTTACTCTAAGCGGTTTAGCTCTTGAGCTGTTTCAAACATTTCACTAGTCATGTCAGGTTATTGGTTATTTCTGGACTTATTTCCAAGGTGATGTTGCATTTTaggttgctttagaatggctCAATCTTGTCGTAGCCCGAGGATTGGGTGAACTGTTTCTCTGTAATGTTACCTACATATTCATTATTAATGGATTGACAGCCCATTCTCTCTAAAAACAAACTTATTTTAAGTGATGGTAGATTTTCTTTATAAATTCATCATATATCACGAATCATAATATACATAGATTTAATAAGTATATAACGCGACTATccaattataacaaaataattgtaaatttaTAGGTGTGTATATGTGTGTGACATTATGATAAACTAGTCAAACAAACTCAAGGGACCTTTGTTTGGGTTTGGGGTTTGAGAACAAGCACCAAGCGGCAACATCACCATTGCCGTCAAAAAAAAGAGATCGAGGCTAAACTAATAAACATATCAACTTCTAATGATAATAAAATCTATGAACTAAAAGAGCTTGAGTTTCGAAAATGAAAACCTCATAAAACTAGTGACTCCAGTAAGATTAATGAACtgaaactgaaaaatagaaacaaaaagcTCGAAATTGCTAACTTTTCTTAAATAATATCATCCAAAAATGACTTTAAAAACAGGcaaaataaaaacacatatTTTTCAACGTTCGACACGTGTCCCTAATGAGACAAATCTTTCCCCCGCCTTTAAACCACGCCAGTATTCTCCTTCCTTCACCACCAGAACGTACTGTAGAGATTctgcaaaaccaaaaaccctgCTTCACTGTCCTCCAAAACCCCTCACCTCTCTCTCTGCTTTTTACCCAAAATGCCCTTCCCTCAGGACCGCCTGGACCTCCCTCTCGACGCCCTCATCGCCGAATCCAAGCAACAACGCCGTCACAACAGCCACGCTCACCACCCACGAGGGCATACCGGTCATTTCGGCGGCAGAGGCCGTGGAGGCTCCACCTCAGGCCCCGCTCGTCGGCCGATGAACCACAACGCCTACAGAACGGCGCCGTATCCCACTCTGCCAGTGAGCCACCGTTTACGCTTCCCCACATTCTCAACTTTTTTGGGTTTTAAGTTGTTTTCCGAGCTTCTTTGATTTTTTCACTCTCTTCTGCTATCAGGAACCAAAAAGGCGTAGGCTTTAGGGTCTAGGGTTTGCATATATGAGGTTTTGGTTTAGTGTTTGATGTGTTTTAGTGATTTTGATGCAGGAAATGCAAGGACAGCCTGGACCCAGAAGGATTGAGCTGCCATTGGCTTTGAGCCAAGCGATGAACAGAGAGGAAAGCACCAAGCTTTATATATCTAACTTGGACTATAGTGTTACCAATAGAGATATAGAGGTacttctttattatttttgacATGATTTTGATTATTTTGTGTCCTTTCTCTGTTTGTGTTGTGGTGTATAATCCATGTGGGAAAAGAGGGGGCCTTTTTAGTCCCAGAGCTGTCAAAGATAGCTATATGATTCAGTGAAGTAAAGTGGAATTGGGGTTTTAACTAAAGAGTGCCAAAGATCCCAACTTGAAGTTTTGGTTTGCAATCTTTTATGAACTCTGTTTGTCGTGGTAGGAGTTTTACTAGACGACCCTGTATCCCCTGTTTCAAAAGAAATATTGGTGTCTTGCTTTTGATATGGTTACTGTAATCTGTGACCCTGAATCACCTGTCTGGGTTTCTAAAAGGAAATAGTGTTATTCTTTTGATATGGGCACTGTAATCTATGTAGGGGTGTGTATATGTAAACATGTTTGTGGGGCAAATGAATGTGCATGTGTTCATAAGGTCAAGTTGTATATATAGGATGCTGCTCAATCTGCCAGTTTGTATGAGTGATTGTTCTTATTCTTCTTTATGTTGTTTGGTCAGTTTTAGACTAAAAAAATGTGCCTTGTAATTGTTTGAACTTTCTGGTTTCACAACTCTTTTGGCATTTAAGTTGAAAAGGTTATAAGTACAATGCAATATGCAGTTGCTCTTCTCTGAGGTTGGTGAGTTGGAAAGGCACTCAATCCATTATGATAAAAGTGGAAGATCTAAGGTATCTTCACAGCTTGACATCCATGGAATTCTTTAAAGAATGTTTTTCATTTCTGTGGCTTAGAAGGTTTGCATTGCTTCTGTTCAGGGAACAGCTGAAGTTGTCTATAAGCACCATTCAGATGCTCTAGCAGCAATCGAGAGATATAACAATCAGCATCTTGATGGAAAGAAAGTGGAAATTAAGCTTGTGGGACTCAATGTTGTTTCTCCTGTTCCTCTGCTTCTGCCTCCAAATACAAATTTCTTGCAAGAACATCCAAGTCCCATCTTCCAGAGGTAtagtgtttctttctttctgcttcTGTGTTGGGAATTGGGATTATGATCTCTCTGTATGTTGTGTCTGTGCAATAAAATAGAGGACTTTCCATTGAGTTGA
This portion of the Rosa chinensis cultivar Old Blush chromosome 1, RchiOBHm-V2, whole genome shotgun sequence genome encodes:
- the LOC112170412 gene encoding THO complex subunit 4A; translation: MPFPQDRLDLPLDALIAESKQQRRHNSHAHHPRGHTGHFGGRGRGGSTSGPARRPMNHNAYRTAPYPTLPEMQGQPGPRRIELPLALSQAMNREESTKLYISNLDYSVTNRDIELLFSEVGELERHSIHYDKSGRSKGTAEVVYKHHSDALAAIERYNNQHLDGKKVEIKLVGLNVVSPVPLLLPPNTNFLQEHPSPIFQRLGRVGSRRSFHGHGGVELERGRGRVRNGGPKVTTESQQWKNVTPESQQWKNVTPESQQRKNVTAENQQRKNVTAENQQRKNVITESINRKKTFYGDTTVTFEDLDADLEKYRLKGRPVN